A window of Agarivorans sp. Alg241-V36 genomic DNA:
TCGATAAATGGGTTTGGAAATATTACGTTGAATGTACCAAAGCGTATAAACTGCGATAAAAGTGATGATGGCAAAAGCGATTAATTGAAGCAGGGTAAGGGAGAATACTTTGGATTCTGAGTTATATTGAGTTTCTGCAACAAATTGGTCGATTAGGTCGACAAATCCCACGATCTGACGGTCAAATTCTTCGATATTCCTTTCGATAACAAAAGGCTTTAATTGTACCCACCGTTGTTTTACTTCTAGGTAGCGCTGTGCGATGACATCGTTATGTTTAGCCGCTTTAGTTAAAGCGTCACTGTTTAGCGAGGTTTCAAATTGCAATATTTTTCGTTCTACTTGTTGGTCGTAAACGTTTAACGCGTGTGCCATTCGATAACTTTGCATACGTAAAGAGCCGGCAATGTTAATCGCTTCTGCATCGTTTAGGCTGTTTACTAAGGTAGTTAATGAGCCAATGGCCACTAGGGCAAATAGAAACATCATCACACTTAACAAGCGGATTACCGCTGTACCAATCGAGCGTTTACCAAAAAAACGTTTCAAAAATAAGTCCTTTTAATTCAACAAGGTTAACCGACAAGTATCACAAACCCAGTGTAACCGTTTAAGAAAGCACTTAACAAATTAAGATTTATTGCTTAGCATTAAAGTATCACCGAAGTCTAAATCGACCTAAGTCACAATGATATGGCGTTTAGACCCTTAGCATCGACTAAGCAGGGTAGAGTGCAGAAATGACTTTGCCTCCCGCATTTGGAAAGGTTGATTTATGTTATCGGATTCATTTTCCCGAAAATTTTTCTATTTGCGTTTGTCGCTTACCGACGAATGTAACTTCAAGTGTAACTATTGCTTACCTGATGGTTATCACTGCGAAACGCCCCATAGTAATCTCAATTTATCCGAGATAGCCCAAATTGCGCAATGCTTTGCAAAATTAGGCACCAACAAGATTCGCCTCACCGGCGGCGAGCCAAGCCTAAGAAAAGATTTAGTCGATATCATGGAAGTATGCGCAAATACGCCTGGTATTAAACAACTCGCGATGACCACTAACGGCTTCAAATTAGCCAATCATGCCAAGCGTTGGAAAGACGCTGGCCTAAGTCATATTAATGTGAGTGTAGATAGCTTAGATCCTCGTCAGTTCGAATTAATCACCGGCACTAAAACCTTTACTAAGGTAATGGCCGGGATTGATGCGGCACTTGAACAAGACTTTGCTGCGGTAAAGCTTAATGCCGTGCTTATTAAGCAAATGGCTCAGCAAAATTTTCGCAAGTATTTAGAGTGGATTAAAGACCGCCCGGTTGAAGTTCGCTTTATCGAGTTAATGCAAATGGGTGATCAACCTGATTATTTCCATAAACATCATATCGCTGGTTCCGGTTTTAAGCAGCTTTTGTTGAACGAAGGCTGGGAGCAGCAAATCCGCGCGCACAATGCTGGTCCGGCGCAAGTTTTCCAGCACCCCGATTACGCAGGGAAGATCGGCCTTATCATGCCGTATTCAAAAGACTTCTGCGCTACCTGTAATCGCCTACGAATTTCTTCGCAAGGTAAACTGCATTTATGTTTATTTGGAGAGGAGGGA
This region includes:
- the moaA gene encoding GTP 3',8-cyclase MoaA; the encoded protein is MLSDSFSRKFFYLRLSLTDECNFKCNYCLPDGYHCETPHSNLNLSEIAQIAQCFAKLGTNKIRLTGGEPSLRKDLVDIMEVCANTPGIKQLAMTTNGFKLANHAKRWKDAGLSHINVSVDSLDPRQFELITGTKTFTKVMAGIDAALEQDFAAVKLNAVLIKQMAQQNFRKYLEWIKDRPVEVRFIELMQMGDQPDYFHKHHIAGSGFKQLLLNEGWEQQIRAHNAGPAQVFQHPDYAGKIGLIMPYSKDFCATCNRLRISSQGKLHLCLFGEEGVELRDLLQDPSQLAPLSQRIEDALQTKKVSHFLHDGNTGATPHLASIGG